A single genomic interval of Halobacillus halophilus DSM 2266 harbors:
- a CDS encoding CPBP family intramembrane glutamic endopeptidase: MERLNDKESLFMFLYCIVTAVSFYTVTELVGIDTSPAFHYNTYVKEIIVALVPLMITLLFPVIRKMFLNSFVLTSLSLKMTWVYIIGFLLIQYLIMKITYDYEILISNSWRIFYNLEIPYITHFQYPILGFTLYVIARVLVVPIIEEFFYRVFLIAFFSKWVNTWIAVILQMLIFTVNHPFSPFSAGVFGLLLGILYVRTKSIIPGLLLHSLWNLYSALVMNFDLWFIPRW, encoded by the coding sequence GTGGAAAGGTTAAATGATAAAGAAAGCTTATTTATGTTTTTGTATTGCATAGTGACCGCGGTTTCCTTTTACACAGTAACTGAATTAGTAGGAATCGATACTTCACCCGCGTTTCATTACAACACGTATGTAAAGGAAATAATCGTCGCGCTCGTTCCTCTGATGATAACCTTATTATTTCCCGTCATTCGTAAAATGTTTCTAAATTCATTTGTATTAACTTCATTATCGTTGAAAATGACTTGGGTCTACATAATTGGATTCTTACTTATTCAATACCTAATTATGAAAATCACCTATGATTATGAAATATTGATTTCTAACAGTTGGCGTATATTTTACAATTTGGAAATCCCATACATCACTCATTTTCAATATCCCATTCTGGGTTTTACATTGTACGTAATAGCAAGAGTTTTGGTAGTCCCTATTATTGAAGAGTTTTTTTACAGAGTATTCTTGATTGCTTTCTTCAGTAAATGGGTGAACACTTGGATAGCTGTTATTTTACAAATGCTTATTTTTACGGTAAACCATCCGTTCTCTCCCTTTTCCGCAGGGGTTTTCGGATTATTACTTGGCATTCTATACGTCAGGACTAAATCAATCATACCTGGATTGCTTCTTCATTCGTTATGGAACCTCTACAGCGCTTTAGTTATGAATTTCGATTTATGGTTTATTCCAAGATGGTAG